The Spirosoma oryzicola region TTTTGGCACTGGCGTTCAGGATCGTAACCCCCCGCGAATCGGCGTAATGTCGAATCACCTCATAGCCTCTAAACACCTTGTGTAAGGACAGGAACTGCGAAGCCATCGAGAAGGTGCGCTGCCGAAACTTATCGGAGTATACGGGTTCATGCTTCACGTCACTAGGCTTGTCGTAGAAATGGATCTGCTTGATCAATAACTGATTTTGGTCGTTCAGCCTGATCTGCTCATGCCAAGAGGTATCCGCACCAAACAGATAAATGGTTTCGAACCGGCGGTTGATCATCAACGTCAAAGCCGCAATGATAACCGTTTGGGCCTGAGGCATTCCAAAGCCATTGGCGTACAGCCAGTATGTGAGCCGCTGAAAACCGCTGACCACGGTATAATTGAAATAAACAGGCTTGATCTGCGGATTGCCACGTTCAATCTGACCAAGCAGATACGACCCTTTTGCAAAATGAGGTACGTACAAGGTCATAGGCCATTTCACCTGCTCCAGAAAGACCGACAAGGTACGGCGGATGTCGTCGCGGTCGGTGGTCTGTTCGGTAAAGACAAAATAGTTTGGGTCAGAAATAACGTAGTTCTGCGGCTTGAGACGGAGAAAAATGTCGGCGTGGGCAAAGTTGTTGACGCAAACCATTTCCGTTCGACGGATAAAATCGAAGTGTTCGGTCAGGGACTCGTTTAAGGACGGACCGTTACCCAGAACCGAGCAGACAGGGAGCTGGCGGGCGGGTAGTCGAGTTCGGTGGCGACCACGGATCACCACTTTTATCAGGGAAAGAAGCGATTTGAATAACTCGCCCAGAAATCGACTTATGGAATTAAAAGCAGCTTCAAGCATGCGGTCAGTACCGGATGGGATACCCTTTTTTATACAAAATAACGAAAAAAACACCAGAACGGACTGTCATCAATGGGAAAGTGGCCTAAACGACGTAAGCGGCAACGGTCCAGAAGATCGTAGTTCCTGTCTACAACTTTTTCTCGAATGTGAGCTTGGGCGATGATTGTGCACCGAGGTTTTGCTTGAAACGAATAAGGCTGAGTTTGGGTTGCCGGTCAGCGTCAAGCGATACACCCAGGTCGAGTACGCGAATACCTTGTTGCTGGCAGTAAGTGAATACGCAATCCAGGAGCAGTACCATTGGGCTAAACGTTCGGTAGTCGGGGTGCGACGCGGGAAGAAAGCTATACAAAATGTCGTGCCGTACCCGTACTGCAACCGTCAAGGCAATGAGCTTTTCTCTATGCCGGACGGTAAAGACCGGAAACTGGTGGGGGAAGTTCTGTAAAAGAGTGATCAAATAATTCGTGCCAAGCGTAAGTCGATACCCTTGTTTGTGTCGGCTATCTTGTAAAAAAGCAGCGACTTCTTTTACATCGGGAAGAGACCCCTGCGTAAACCGGAAATGGGCCTCTCTGCACTTGCGTAACCGCCGGCGTTCGGACGCCACTAGCTTTGACTCGAACGCTGTTTCGGTAACGGGAAGAAAGAAATTTTGGTGGTTTTCGAGAAGCGCAAATTCGTGCTTCTCCAGAATACGAGTAAGCTGTTCGGCCTGCGTGGGTGCGTAACAGTGCGGATAGTTAACCAGCCGTAATGCACGAGCGCCGTTGGTACGAGCCGTGTCCTGAATGCAGCCTATAAACTCCTCGATTAGATCGTCCGGGAGCGTATTGCTGAATTCGACCGAACCAAACGGGGCAGCACCGGGACTCATTGCTACCTGATCACTGACAAAAAAAGCACATCGGGCTTCGGCTTGCTGAGTCTGTTGGTTGAGAACGGTGAGCAAATGAAAGGCTCCGTTTTGTTGCTGACGGAGATGCTCGATCTCATTGAAGAAAAAGCCGGGTTGACTAAACAAGGGAACGCTGGAGGCTTCGGGACTAAATTGGTGCAGAATTGTGTAGTCAATCATTACTTAGGCTGCCAAACGCTTCCTGATAGAGCGGGCACTCGATCGGTTTTGAAAGCAACCGATTTATTGGGCTTAGTCAACTTTTATGCCATCGGCAAAAGCGTATGGCGAATAGTCTACAAAATGAAGTGACCACTTCCGTACTACGGAGTCGTAAGAAGGTAGTTTCTAACCAGAAAAAGAAGTGTTTTTGGTTTCGCCGTGAGCCGGATGGGTAGGAACTACTCGCAAAAGTTAAACGATAGAACCTTTTTTAGATACAGATATACGGCGCTGACCGATGGATAAAGCCGGTTCACAGCGACACAGATGCCGATCAGGACGCAAATAAACTGGTCAGCTGATAAAATTGTAAGAGAGAATATGTCAATTAGAAATCCCGATGATGTTATTTCGTCGGGATTTTTTGTTGGCTGTCTAGGGCTACCAATCTTAAGAAAGGTGTTTTTTCTTCTTCCATTGGGAGTAAACCAACTGAATGATCCCGTCTTTCAAGCCCAAGTCTGGGACGATAATTGTATTGGCCCCGGCCCATTTCATGACCGATACGTAAATGTCGGCGGCTGGAACAATGACATCGGCGCGGTCGGCGTTCAGACGGAGTTTGTTGATTCGATCTTCCTGACTGAAACCCGCAATGTGGTTGCGAATCCGTTCAATCTCGGCTCGGGTGGTTTCCGATTCGGATGTCTTAGACGCCAAGTTGAACAGCTTGCTGATGTTACCGCCCGTACCAACCGCCGTGATTTCTTCCGACGAATCAACGTTGTCTTCTACCCAATCTTCAATTTTCCGCCAGGCACCTTTGGTTTCTTTGCCTTCCAGCAGCCGAACCGACCCAATTTTAAACGATTTGGAATTGATTTTCTGCCGGTTCTTGTACAGGTTTAACTCCGTACTGCCTCCGCCCACATCGATGTGCAGAAACTGCCGGTCGTCGAGGGCCTGCACGACCACGTTGTTGATCAGTTCGGCTTCTTTGCTACCGTCGATGATGTGTATTTTGATGCCCGTTAAGGCTTCGATTCGTTTGGCAACTTCGTGTCCGTTCGACGATTCGCGCATGGCTGATGTGGCACAGGCCATGTAATCTTCGACTTCATGCAGTTCCATCAGCAGTTTATAGACCTGCATGAGTTTAGCCGTCCGGGCTTCACTTTCGGGCGTCAGTTCACCAAAATTGAACACATCGTGCCCAAGGCGAAGAGGAAATCGTACGTATTCGACGCGCTTGAAGCTTATTACCTCGTCGTTGTGTAATACCGTTGAGATTTGCAGACGAGCCGCATTGGAACCGATATCAATGGCTGCTAGTTTCATCAAATATAAAGCGTGAGAGACTGGTTTGTTAGAAGAGCGCCTATGCGAATCAGGGCAGAACTGCTAACCAGTCAGTTATCCCATTTACTAAATTCATCCGTCAATTGTTCGGCCAAAAATAGGTTATTTTTGGGGACTATGGCTATAACCTATATCTTTGCTTAAGTGCTTATCAAGAAAGACGGAGGGACTGGACCCTACGATGTCTTGGCAACCAGCCGCTTAGTTTAGAGTCGGAAAAGGTGCCGCATTCCACCCCGGTTTTGTGGGGACAGATAAGTTAGCATTCCTGCTCTCTTCTCCTGATAAGCCCCTTCTTGTAGCGAATTGCTTTAAGGCTGCTCCTGGCATGCCTATGACTTTATAAACTTTTGGATCACTTGGAACTGATTACAGACCTTCTGAAAAAGCGAATTCTTGTTCTCGACGGTGCGATGGGAACGATGATTCAACGTTACAATCTTACCGAGGAAGACTACCGAGGGGAGCGCTTTAAGGACTATCCGCATGATGTAAAAGGAAACAACGATTTGCTGTCGATTACGCAGCCCGGTATCATTCAGGAGATTCATAAGCAATATCTGGAAGCCGGAGCGGATATTATCGAAACCAACACGTTCAGTAGTACGACCATCGCCATGGCGGATTACCACATGGAAGAGCTGGCCTACGAACTGAACTATGAGTCGGCCCGGATTGCCAAGGAGGCCGCCGTAGAAATAACGAACCAGAACCCGGATAAACCGCGCTTTGTGGCGGGGGCAATGGGGCCCACCAACCGCACCGCTTCGCTATCACCCGATGTCAACAATCCGGGCTACCGCGCCATTACGTTCGACGAACTCGTCAGTGCGTATTACGAGCAGGTAAGTGGTCTAGTCGAAGGCGGTTCGGATTTATTGCTAATCGAAACCATCTTCGATACGCTTAACGCGAAAGCTGCGTTGTTTGCTATCGATAAATACTTTGCCTTGAATCCGCAGCAGCGGGTCCTGCCCATCATGGTGTCGGGTACGATTACCGATGCTAGTGGGCGAACCCTGTCGGGACAAACGACGGAGGCTTTCCTGTATTCGGTTTCGCACTTGCCCTTGCTGAGCGTTGGCCTGAACTGTGCCCTTGGTGCCGAGCTGATGCGGCCTTACATTCAGACGCTGGCCAAGGAAGCCCCATTTTTTACGTCGGCCTATCCGAACGCGGGACTGCCCAACGAATTTGGCGAGTATGACGAAACGCCCGATAGCATGGCCTCGCAGGTCGAAGGGTTCATCCGTGATAGCTTTGTCAATATCGTTGGTGGCTGTTGTGGATCAACCCCGGATCACATTCAGGCGATTGCCAGGGTAGCCGCCAAGTACCCGCCCCGCCCGCTGCCGGAGCCCGAACCGTACCAGAAACTGAGCGGTCTGGAACCGTTAAAGATCACGGAACAAACCAACTTCCTGAACATCGGTGAGCGGACCAACGTGACGGGATCGAAAAAATTCGCCCGGCTCATCAAGGAAGGAAATTACGACGAAGCCCT contains the following coding sequences:
- a CDS encoding GNAT family N-acetyltransferase, giving the protein MIDYTILHQFSPEASSVPLFSQPGFFFNEIEHLRQQQNGAFHLLTVLNQQTQQAEARCAFFVSDQVAMSPGAAPFGSVEFSNTLPDDLIEEFIGCIQDTARTNGARALRLVNYPHCYAPTQAEQLTRILEKHEFALLENHQNFFLPVTETAFESKLVASERRRLRKCREAHFRFTQGSLPDVKEVAAFLQDSRHKQGYRLTLGTNYLITLLQNFPHQFPVFTVRHREKLIALTVAVRVRHDILYSFLPASHPDYRTFSPMVLLLDCVFTYCQQQGIRVLDLGVSLDADRQPKLSLIRFKQNLGAQSSPKLTFEKKL
- a CDS encoding Ppx/GppA phosphatase family protein; protein product: MKLAAIDIGSNAARLQISTVLHNDEVISFKRVEYVRFPLRLGHDVFNFGELTPESEARTAKLMQVYKLLMELHEVEDYMACATSAMRESSNGHEVAKRIEALTGIKIHIIDGSKEAELINNVVVQALDDRQFLHIDVGGGSTELNLYKNRQKINSKSFKIGSVRLLEGKETKGAWRKIEDWVEDNVDSSEEITAVGTGGNISKLFNLASKTSESETTRAEIERIRNHIAGFSQEDRINKLRLNADRADVIVPAADIYVSVMKWAGANTIIVPDLGLKDGIIQLVYSQWKKKKHLS